From the Colletotrichum lupini chromosome 10, complete sequence genome, one window contains:
- a CDS encoding peroxidase encodes MKTTSLITAALAGVVIARPGMDINKMMADAKLEARQADGGGPSTELIGDLATLRGRELTATGQAIKDILTAEAPGQDLKSFYDDSDLPPKNSAECREDECCIWKYIADDMAAQMVGNAGRCNNVARGAIRLGFHDAASWSKSTGGTGADGSIILANECKTRSDNKGLEEICDIMEGWFAKYKRYKISMADLIQTASNVATVSCPLGPRVRTFVGRKDSTTPAVKKLLPDPSDSSAKLFKLFADKSFTPAGLVALMGAHSTSQQRFVDPSRADSPQDSTPGTWDIAYYQQTLNPNAPPAVFKFQSDINVSQDPRTNGVWKAFAAGPRGQFMWNEAYATEYVRMSLLGVNNINDLTECTKALPPFRPGFQQPDEDLLTKVMRSVINSEAIKQALEKGDKIPPNAI; translated from the exons ATGAAGACTACGTCTCTCATCACTGCCGCTCTGGCCGGTGTTGTGATTGCTCGCCCCGGTATGGACATCAATAAGATGATGGCCGATGCCAAGCTCGAGGCTCGCCAAGCGGACGGTGGCGGTCCTTCGACAGAGCTCATTGGCGATCTTGCCACGCTTCGGGGCCGCGAACTCACTGCGACCGGCCAGGCAATCAAGGACATTTTGACTGCCGAGGCTCCAGGCCAGGACCTGAAGAGCTTTTACGATGACTCCGATCTTCCGCCCAAGAACTCGGCGGAGTGCAGAGAAGACGAATGCTGCATCTGGAAGTACATTGCCGACGACATGGCGGCACAAATGGTGGGCAATGCCGGGCGTTGCAACAATGTCGCACGTGGTGCTATTCGCCTTGGTTTCCATGACGCGGCGTCTTGGTCCAAATCTACCGGCGGCACTGGCGCCGATGGCTCCATCATTCTTGCCAACGAGTGCAAGACGCGTTCCGACAATAAAGGCCTTGAGGAGATCTGTGATATCATGGAGGGCTGGTTTGCCAAGTACAAGAGGTACAAGATCTCCATGGCCGATTTGATCCAGACTGCGTCCAACGTTGCCACTGTCTCCTGCCCCTTGGGACCCCGAGTCCGCACCTTTGTTGGTCGCAAAGACTCTACAACGCCCGCGGTGAAGAAGCTCTTGCCGGATCCATCCGACAGCTCAGCCAAGCTGTTCAAGCTCTTCGCAGACAAATCCTTCACTCCAGCGGGCCTCGTCGCCCTGATGGGCGCGCACAGCACCAGCCAGCAACGCTTCGTTGATCCCTCGCGCGCCGACTCGCCCCAAGACAGTACACCCGGAACTTGGGATATCGCCTACTACCAGCAGACGCTCAACCCCAATGCCCCTCCTGCCGTCTTCAAGTTCCAAAGCGACATCAACGTTTCCCAGGACCCGCGCACCAATGGGGTCTGGAAGGCATTCGCAGCGGGGCCGCGCGGTCAGTTCATGTGGAACGAG GCTTATGCGACAGAGTACGTCCGCATGTCTCTGCTTGGTGTCAATAACATCAACGACTTGACCGAATGCACCAAGGCCCTGCCGCCTTTCCGCCCGGGCTTCCAGCAGCCTGATGAAGACCTGTTGACAAAGGTCATGAGGAGCGTCATCAACTCTGAAGCCATCAAGCAGGCGCTCGAAAAGGGTGACAAGATTCCTCCCAATGCCATATAG